Part of the Actinomycetota bacterium genome is shown below.
GCCTGGCTGATGTTCTCCTGCTCGCTACGAGCCATCGAGTCCCCCCGTCGGTCGCGTGTCATCGCCTGGCGCGGCACGGATCATTGCATCCGAGAGCCACTCGGTCACGCCGGGGAAGGAGCTACGTGCGCTCGATCCGCCACACCGACAGGTGCCACAGCAGGCGGCTGCCTCGGCGGCGCAGATTGAGCAGGCCCTGGGCCATGAGGCGGGCGGCCGCCTTCGACTTGGCCACCAGGTCGGGAAGAGGGAGCTCCCGCTCCAGGATTCGCTCCAGGTTGGCCGCGCCGAACAGACGCCGGGCGGCCTCGAGGACGCGGCTCTCCGCCTGGATGGTGCCCGTGGGCAGGTACATGCGCCCGCCCGGGGCCAGGCAGTCGCCGAGGCCCTCCAGCATGGCCACCGGCAGCTCCGATCCGGTGGGGCCGCCGGCCCGGCCGTCCGGGAACCATCCCGTCACCTCGGCCAGCTCGTCGGGGATCCCGGAGACGTCCCCGATCACGACGTCGGCGGCCACGTCGCGGACGGGCTCGAAGAGGTTCCCCTCCCGGAACTCCGTGCGGTGGGCCAGGCCCAG
Proteins encoded:
- a CDS encoding 50S ribosomal protein L11 methyltransferase → MDDTSGATQFDWRGRTGPFTLAVPPRVFAPSHTSMMVAQALEIEPGDTVLDVGCGSGVLSFVAARLGAARVIGCDASPEAVAASRANAIRLGLAHRTEFREGNLFEPVRDVAADVVIGDVSGIPDELAEVTGWFPDGRAGGPTGSELPVAMLEGLGDCLAPGGRMYLPTGTIQAESRVLEAARRLFGAANLERILERELPLPDLVAKSKAAARLMAQGLLNLRRRGSRLLWHLSVWRIERT